GATTATTAAGGTGAAAAGCGGGATGATCGAAAGCGTCACGATCAATACGAGCAAGCAAAGCGTGGAAGGGATTGAGTGGTAATCGTGAAGCTATTCGTGAAGCTCGTAAGGGATATGAGGCAGCAGGTGGGTCAGTTTATCGCCCTAGTGCTGGTTGTTGCTGTGGGCGCTTTTTTCTATGCCGGGCTCGTTACGTACAGTGATCATCTGAGCGCCTATACGAAGACGTACTTCGAGACCTATAACTTGAGTGACCTGAATGTGTATTACGAGCAGGTGTCCAGCTCAGAAGTGACTGCTCTAGGCCTAGTTGAAGGGGTCGGCAAGGCGGAGGGGCGTTATACGGTGGAGGCTGCACAGTCCCTAGACGGCGATAAGTCGACAATCAACCTTCATTCGATTCCCGAGAATAATGAGATCAACGTGCCAGTCCTGCTGGCAGGCCGCCTCCCGGCCCATAAGCACGAGCTCCTGCTCGATTCCCGTTATGCGAAGGAGCATCAGCTGCAGGCTGGGGATCACATCCAGCTAACCGTGAATGACACGGTTGTTCCGTTTGTAATTATCGGCTTAGGTGAAAATGTAGAGTATGCCAAGAAGAACGACACCCAGAACCACCGCGCCTTCGGTGTTGCGTATATGGCGGAGGAGATGATCCCTGTTCTCGCAGGGCATGTTCATTACAATGAGGTCATGATTGATGCCAATGAAGGGGCCGACATCGAGCAGGTGGGCAAGGCGATTGAAGCGCGGTCCCAGTCTCTTCCTTATATAGACCAATTGAGTAAAGAGCGCTCCTTCAACTATTCTAAGGTCAGTGAGACGATCTACAATAACAGCATGATGAGCAAGGTAATCCCGCTCGTATTGTTCATGATTGAGGCGGTCATTCTGTTTCTGACGATGTCGAGAGTGATCGATTCCCAGCGGTATCAGGTCGGGATTATGAAGGCGCTCGGGGTTAGAGATCGAAGCATCATGCTTCATTATATGGGTTACCCGGTGCTGGTCGCTGTGGTAGGGGCTATTGTCGGCTGCATCCTGGCGTCGCTCGTGTTCGTTCCCTTCGTCACGGCCTCGAATGCAAGATCATACTCGCTGCCTGACATTCAATTCTCGCTCTCCATCTACTCCGTCCTGCCACCGATTCTGATCTCCAGTGCGTTCGGCAGCTTAGCCTGCTACTTAAGCGGCAGAGCCATCCTGCAGGAGCGTGCGGCGCAAGCGCTGCGGCCGAAGCCGCCGAAGCGGATGAAGCAGCTGCTGCTCGAAAGAACGGTCCTATGGAGCCGCCTGTCCTACAGCTTCAAGCTCATCATTCGTAATCTATGGCTGAACCGACGTAAAGCATTAGCCAGCTCGGTCGGGGTCGTTGTCAGCACCGTTCTGCTCATTACAGCCTTCGGCACGCAGTCAGCTCTACTGCAGGTGGCGAGCCAGATTGAAGACGTGAATCTGTATGATCTGCGGATCGATTATGCGAAGGGAACGACACCCGAGCTGACTCAGCTGCCTGAGGGAATTGCATACCCATATGTACTATCTGCCATTCCGACCCAATTGTTGAAGGCGGATGAGAAGGAGAACGCCACGCTCATTGTTACGGATCAAGATAATTCGCTTATTCGGTTCTTCGATGCGGAGGGCAAGCAGCTGTCGTTACAGCACGGCGGGGTGCTTGTGCCCCAGTCCTATGCGAATCAATATGGTATTGTAGAAGGGGATACGATTCGAATCAAGCTTACCGCACCAGAGTACAAGGATCGGATCGTGGAGATGAACGTGCTCGGACTATCCACGCAATATTCGGATCCGGCGTTCTATGGCACGCCAGAGTATATCAGGAGCCTCGGTATTGATTACCGTCCAGCCTCGCTTATCGTTCAAGCGGCGAGTGAGGAGGACCTGGAGAGCGCACGCATCTTCTTCGAACAAGACCCATCCGTGGAGCGGATTACCGACCAGAGCGACCTGCAGCAATCGGCGCAGTTCATACTGAAGCAGAACAGCTTCTTATTCATCATGTTCATCATCTGTGCCGTTGTTCTATCGTTCGGCGCCATCTACACGATCTCCTCGATCAACATCTATGAACGCAGCCGTGAGCTGGCAACACTGATGGTGCTGGGCTATCAGAAGTCGAGGATCAACAGGCTCCTATTGATGGAAAATACGGTAGTGACGGCGTTCGCCGTACTGGCCGCCTTGCCGCTCAGCGGGTATATGTTCGGCTTCATCGTCAAGGCGCTGTCCAGTGCCCATCAGCAAATCCCCGCGCAATTGAATATGGGCGTCCTGGTGCTTGCTGTTGCGCTCGCCTTCTTCCTCACAGCGCTATCGAGCTTGCTGCTGAGGCGTAACGTTGCGAGGATTCATATGATCGAAGCGTTGAAAAGCGTGGAGTAATGGATATAGTACAAAATAACCCCTCACAGCATCGTGAGGGGTTGCATCTTAAGACGGAACGATACAACGATCAAGCCAGAATCGGATGATTGCGAACACGAACAGAGTCCGCTGTTACCGTAATGACATGATTCAGTTGTAGTAAGCCGCAG
Above is a genomic segment from Paenibacillus sp. YYML68 containing:
- a CDS encoding ABC transporter permease codes for the protein MRQQVGQFIALVLVVAVGAFFYAGLVTYSDHLSAYTKTYFETYNLSDLNVYYEQVSSSEVTALGLVEGVGKAEGRYTVEAAQSLDGDKSTINLHSIPENNEINVPVLLAGRLPAHKHELLLDSRYAKEHQLQAGDHIQLTVNDTVVPFVIIGLGENVEYAKKNDTQNHRAFGVAYMAEEMIPVLAGHVHYNEVMIDANEGADIEQVGKAIEARSQSLPYIDQLSKERSFNYSKVSETIYNNSMMSKVIPLVLFMIEAVILFLTMSRVIDSQRYQVGIMKALGVRDRSIMLHYMGYPVLVAVVGAIVGCILASLVFVPFVTASNARSYSLPDIQFSLSIYSVLPPILISSAFGSLACYLSGRAILQERAAQALRPKPPKRMKQLLLERTVLWSRLSYSFKLIIRNLWLNRRKALASSVGVVVSTVLLITAFGTQSALLQVASQIEDVNLYDLRIDYAKGTTPELTQLPEGIAYPYVLSAIPTQLLKADEKENATLIVTDQDNSLIRFFDAEGKQLSLQHGGVLVPQSYANQYGIVEGDTIRIKLTAPEYKDRIVEMNVLGLSTQYSDPAFYGTPEYIRSLGIDYRPASLIVQAASEEDLESARIFFEQDPSVERITDQSDLQQSAQFILKQNSFLFIMFIICAVVLSFGAIYTISSINIYERSRELATLMVLGYQKSRINRLLLMENTVVTAFAVLAALPLSGYMFGFIVKALSSAHQQIPAQLNMGVLVLAVALAFFLTALSSLLLRRNVARIHMIEALKSVE